From Mucilaginibacter rubeus, a single genomic window includes:
- a CDS encoding MFS transporter → MESTSPTITTTEPKKLVQQTVYSILFTISLAHFINDMLQSVIPSIYPLIKQRFSLNFTQIGLITFTYQITASILQPFVGLYTDKKPKPYSLAMGMGFTLLGLLLASFAGNFYIMLMAVSLIGIGSSIFHPESSRVAHLASGGKKGLAQSIFQLGGNAGSAVGPLLAALIVIPYGQSNVIWFCLIALAGILVLLRIAKWYAEHLSLKAKNKSVNEGSPLNLSKRRVVFSLGILLVLIFSKYFYLASITSYYTFFLINKFHLSIQQSQIYLFMFLGSVAAGTLFGGPLGDRFGRKYIIWISILGVAPFTMLLPYVSLFWTGVLSVFIGLILSSAFSAILVYATELVPGKVGLIAGLFFGLAFGMGGLGSAVLGKVADMTSINYVFKICAYLPLIGIFTGLLPNIEGKKAVKG, encoded by the coding sequence ATGGAATCTACATCGCCAACAATTACTACCACCGAACCTAAAAAATTGGTTCAGCAAACTGTGTATTCAATTTTGTTTACTATAAGTCTGGCCCATTTTATTAACGACATGCTGCAATCGGTTATACCATCCATATATCCGCTTATCAAGCAACGTTTCAGTCTAAATTTCACTCAAATAGGGCTCATTACCTTCACCTATCAAATTACGGCATCTATTTTACAACCCTTTGTGGGGCTTTATACTGATAAAAAACCAAAGCCTTACTCATTAGCCATGGGTATGGGTTTTACGTTATTGGGCTTACTGCTGGCCTCTTTCGCGGGCAACTTTTATATTATGCTGATGGCAGTAAGTCTTATCGGTATAGGCTCATCTATATTTCATCCGGAATCATCACGAGTTGCACATTTGGCATCCGGTGGCAAAAAAGGATTAGCCCAATCTATTTTTCAATTGGGAGGTAACGCGGGCAGCGCTGTTGGCCCGCTGCTGGCAGCTCTTATAGTAATCCCTTACGGACAATCAAACGTGATCTGGTTTTGCCTTATCGCCCTTGCAGGCATCCTGGTTTTACTGCGTATAGCTAAATGGTACGCCGAGCATTTAAGCCTTAAAGCAAAGAACAAGAGCGTTAATGAGGGCTCGCCGCTAAATTTATCAAAAAGAAGGGTGGTATTCTCGTTAGGTATCTTGCTGGTACTTATCTTCTCCAAGTATTTTTACCTGGCCAGCATCACCAGCTACTACACCTTTTTCCTGATCAATAAATTTCATTTGAGTATCCAGCAATCGCAAATTTATCTGTTTATGTTCTTGGGTTCGGTAGCTGCGGGTACACTTTTCGGCGGACCATTGGGCGATCGTTTTGGTCGTAAATACATCATTTGGATCTCGATATTAGGCGTAGCTCCATTTACTATGCTCCTGCCCTACGTATCCCTGTTTTGGACAGGCGTTTTATCGGTATTCATCGGCCTCATCCTGTCATCTGCATTTTCAGCGATTTTGGTTTATGCGACGGAACTGGTACCTGGAAAAGTTGGGCTGATAGCGGGTTTATTCTTCGGCCTCGCCTTCGGAATGGGTGGCTTAGGCTCGGCAGTATTGGGTAAAGTTGCGGATATGACCAGCATTAACTATGTATTTAAGATCTGCGCCTATTTGCCACTGATAGGCATTTTCACCGGCTTATTGCCAAATATTGAAGGAAAGAAAGCAGTGAAAGGCTAA
- a CDS encoding DUF1080 domain-containing protein encodes MKHKIIFTALLAGSSIAAFAQQNAKPEDTEIWSPVPAVVTPGKTLGDAPSDAVVLFDGKNLDEWVATNDTTSGHKWNVLDKIITVDKSAGDIQTKRKFMDFQLHIEYRIPSNITGSGQARGNSGIFLAALPWGAGGYELQVLDNYNNKTYVNGQVGSLYKQAIPLANACRKPGEWQTYDVIWTAPRFNEDGSLKSAARATVLHNGVLVQNNTSLIGDTPYIGKPEYRKHGASPIKLQAHGDKSEPISYRNIWVREL; translated from the coding sequence ATGAAACACAAAATTATTTTCACTGCTTTATTAGCAGGTAGTTCAATAGCTGCATTCGCGCAGCAAAATGCAAAGCCGGAAGATACCGAGATCTGGTCGCCGGTGCCTGCTGTGGTTACACCGGGCAAAACTTTGGGTGATGCCCCTTCTGATGCTGTTGTTTTGTTTGATGGTAAAAACCTTGATGAGTGGGTGGCTACTAATGATACTACATCGGGCCATAAATGGAATGTGTTGGATAAAATAATTACCGTTGATAAAAGCGCGGGGGATATTCAAACCAAACGCAAGTTCATGGATTTTCAGTTGCATATAGAATACCGCATCCCTTCAAACATTACCGGTAGCGGTCAGGCACGTGGAAATAGCGGTATTTTCCTGGCGGCCTTGCCTTGGGGAGCAGGTGGTTACGAGTTACAGGTACTGGACAATTACAACAATAAAACCTACGTGAACGGACAGGTGGGCAGTTTGTATAAACAGGCAATTCCACTGGCCAATGCCTGCCGCAAACCCGGCGAGTGGCAAACTTATGATGTGATCTGGACGGCTCCGCGTTTTAACGAAGATGGTTCGTTAAAATCGGCAGCACGTGCTACCGTACTTCATAATGGCGTGCTGGTTCAAAACAATACTTCATTAATAGGAGATACCCCTTATATAGGTAAGCCTGAATATCGTAAACATGGTGCCTCGCCAATTAAATTGCAAGCGCATGGCGATAAAAGCGAGCCAATTAGTTATCGTAATATTTGGGTAAGGGAATTATAA
- a CDS encoding c-type cytochrome, producing MNNTLKQMINRGALLFTLVITALLSDIKNTFAQAESPKEDDFFKIMKVPAPEGTILEVGGLCTLPNGTLAVTTRRGDIFMVENPTGQHPFFRKFASGLHEVLGAAWKDGALYVVQRGELTKLVDTNMDGKADVFETIYAWPLSGNYHEYSFGPKIAPDGSFFVTLNLGFPPDWWHPKSFVPWRGWALNIKEDGTVTPWAAGFRSPCGISMIDGELWYADNQGDWVGSGSIMPIKKGAFMGHPSSLVWTGLPNSPLKLTSEQFFAKNNPRIEFDKSGQPVKPQDVVNEKFKTEFEAKKEIPELQLPAVWLPHGILGISNSEIVKIPEGAFGPFAGQLLICDQGQSMVDRIFLEKVNGEYQGAAWAFRSGFQSGIVRLAWLPDGSLAAGETNRGWGSAGEATMGLQRLVWNNKVPFEMRAIRAMPDGFEIEFTKPVDKKVAEDIASYSVESYIYKYHGVYGSPPVNTEKCPIAGVKVSENGLKARLIVNNLRKYYIHTITLAAIRDKENYFNLVHPTAYYTLNNIPEGQKLSMSEVSTVNSAKAVSAELKKGVAGKKGVAAKPVSPANAIPTYAEIQPILLKNTCLSCHNATKRQVGPAYVDVAKRKYSVAELIQLIHNPKPEHWPDYSTPMPPMPQVSKDEARKIALWIKSLAK from the coding sequence ATGAACAATACATTAAAACAAATGATAAACAGGGGCGCATTGCTTTTTACACTTGTAATTACAGCGCTGTTAAGCGATATTAAAAATACCTTCGCCCAGGCCGAATCGCCTAAAGAGGATGATTTTTTCAAGATCATGAAAGTGCCCGCACCCGAAGGTACTATACTGGAGGTTGGCGGTTTATGTACTTTGCCTAATGGTACTTTGGCGGTAACCACTCGTCGCGGTGATATTTTTATGGTCGAAAATCCAACCGGTCAGCATCCTTTCTTCCGCAAGTTTGCTTCGGGTTTGCATGAGGTGTTGGGGGCAGCCTGGAAAGACGGCGCTTTATACGTAGTTCAGCGTGGCGAGCTTACCAAGCTGGTTGATACCAATATGGACGGCAAGGCTGATGTTTTTGAAACCATCTACGCCTGGCCCTTATCCGGTAATTACCATGAATACAGCTTTGGCCCTAAAATAGCGCCGGATGGTTCGTTTTTTGTTACCCTGAACCTCGGCTTTCCGCCAGATTGGTGGCATCCGAAAAGCTTTGTGCCATGGCGCGGCTGGGCTTTAAATATCAAGGAAGATGGCACCGTTACACCTTGGGCGGCGGGTTTCCGTTCGCCATGCGGTATAAGTATGATCGATGGCGAACTTTGGTATGCCGATAACCAGGGCGATTGGGTAGGCTCTGGTAGTATCATGCCAATAAAAAAAGGTGCCTTTATGGGACATCCCTCAAGTTTGGTTTGGACAGGTTTGCCTAATTCACCGCTAAAACTCACTTCCGAACAGTTCTTTGCTAAAAATAACCCGCGGATTGAGTTTGATAAAAGCGGGCAACCGGTTAAACCACAAGATGTGGTTAATGAAAAATTCAAAACCGAATTTGAGGCTAAAAAAGAAATTCCTGAATTACAGCTGCCTGCCGTTTGGTTACCGCACGGTATATTAGGTATTTCCAATTCTGAGATAGTTAAAATTCCGGAAGGTGCGTTTGGGCCTTTTGCCGGTCAGTTGCTGATATGTGACCAGGGGCAAAGTATGGTAGACAGGATCTTTTTAGAGAAAGTTAATGGCGAATATCAGGGTGCAGCCTGGGCCTTCAGAAGTGGTTTTCAATCGGGAATTGTAAGGTTGGCCTGGTTGCCTGATGGTTCATTAGCGGCAGGCGAAACCAATCGCGGTTGGGGATCGGCAGGGGAGGCTACCATGGGTTTACAGCGTTTGGTGTGGAATAACAAAGTTCCGTTTGAGATGCGCGCTATCCGGGCTATGCCAGATGGTTTTGAGATAGAGTTTACCAAGCCGGTTGATAAAAAAGTGGCTGAAGATATTGCTTCCTATTCGGTTGAAAGTTATATCTATAAATATCATGGCGTATATGGCAGCCCGCCTGTAAATACCGAAAAATGCCCGATAGCCGGGGTTAAAGTATCGGAAAATGGTTTAAAAGCCCGCCTTATTGTAAATAACCTGCGGAAATATTATATCCATACCATTACGCTTGCTGCTATTCGTGACAAAGAGAACTATTTCAATTTAGTCCATCCAACCGCATATTATACACTGAATAACATCCCCGAAGGACAAAAACTTTCAATGAGCGAGGTAAGTACCGTGAATTCGGCCAAGGCGGTTTCTGCAGAGCTAAAAAAAGGTGTTGCAGGTAAAAAAGGAGTAGCGGCGAAACCTGTTTCGCCGGCTAATGCAATTCCTACCTATGCAGAAATACAGCCAATACTGCTAAAAAACACCTGCCTTTCTTGTCATAACGCTACCAAAAGGCAGGTTGGCCCGGCATACGTTGATGTGGCTAAGCGCAAATATAGCGTGGCCGAGCTGATCCAACTGATCCATAATCCTAAACCGGAACATTGGCCCGATTATTCAACACCGATGCCGCCAATGCCGCAGGTGTCTAAGGACGAAGCCCGGAAGATAGCTTTATGGATTAAATCGCTGGCTAAATAG
- a CDS encoding family 16 glycoside hydrolase gives MAQNAVPLNDLSFFDNPSSNWKVAANAQADITQDEVLTTKDGNGILVNLPGKKGAKDLFTKAVYGDADLELDYMMAKGSNSGIYLQGRYEIQLLDSWGTLNPKSGDNGGIYERWDDSKPEGQQGYDGHAPRQNASRAPGLWQHMKISFQAPRFDANGQKISNAKVLYVWLNGVLIQDNVELAGPTRGAFDNKEAATGPLRLQGDHGPVAFRNIRITNYDKPHPTLSNLKYWVYKGGEIASDSYKKLKPESEGTSPVLSSNQSKLNNDFLIRYTGNIQIKEAGEYAFKLNVPGGKGIFRIDGSDAVALTENRGEGKIQLQPGDHPFELFYSKIVDWAKPALGLTVAGPGVREYLLSDANVSNNDPVDPILINATSNTILRSFSDLPGGIRVTHGVNVGSPELLHYTYDLDKGMIVEIWRGGFLDATPMWHDRGDGSSRPAGSVQYLGKPVPAIEKLSDANAAWALDTVGTGYRPKGYVLNADDVPAFKYNIYGTSVTDASSIMDKGQGIHREITLANAVDGLFYHLASGNIEALGNGLYAIDDKSYYIRVDDAAGAKAVVRDAGGKQELIIPIQKKLTYSIIF, from the coding sequence ATGGCGCAAAATGCTGTTCCTCTTAATGATCTCTCTTTTTTCGATAATCCATCATCAAACTGGAAGGTAGCGGCCAATGCACAGGCCGATATCACACAAGATGAAGTGTTAACTACAAAAGATGGCAATGGGATACTGGTAAATCTACCGGGCAAAAAGGGGGCAAAAGATCTGTTTACCAAAGCGGTTTATGGCGACGCCGATCTGGAGCTTGATTATATGATGGCCAAAGGCTCTAACTCGGGCATTTATTTACAGGGACGTTACGAAATCCAGCTATTGGATAGCTGGGGAACGCTGAACCCCAAATCGGGAGATAATGGCGGTATTTATGAACGTTGGGACGATAGTAAACCCGAGGGGCAGCAAGGTTATGACGGCCATGCGCCAAGGCAAAACGCAAGTCGCGCGCCGGGTTTGTGGCAGCATATGAAAATTTCGTTCCAGGCACCGCGCTTTGACGCTAATGGCCAGAAGATCAGTAATGCAAAAGTGCTTTATGTTTGGTTAAATGGTGTTTTGATCCAGGATAATGTGGAGCTTGCCGGGCCAACCCGGGGAGCTTTTGATAATAAGGAAGCAGCAACTGGTCCGCTGCGTTTACAGGGCGATCATGGGCCGGTAGCTTTCCGTAACATCAGGATCACCAATTACGATAAGCCGCACCCAACGTTATCAAACCTCAAATATTGGGTTTATAAAGGCGGTGAAATAGCAAGCGATAGTTATAAAAAGCTGAAACCTGAATCTGAAGGGACTTCACCTGTATTATCATCAAACCAAAGTAAGCTTAATAATGATTTTTTAATTCGTTACACAGGCAATATTCAAATTAAAGAAGCGGGCGAGTATGCCTTTAAATTGAACGTACCTGGTGGAAAGGGCATATTTCGTATTGACGGTAGCGATGCAGTTGCTTTAACAGAAAACAGGGGCGAGGGGAAAATACAATTGCAACCCGGCGATCATCCTTTTGAATTGTTCTACTCAAAAATTGTAGACTGGGCTAAACCAGCACTTGGTCTTACCGTTGCAGGGCCGGGTGTACGCGAATATCTGTTAAGCGATGCCAATGTGAGTAATAATGACCCGGTTGATCCTATCTTAATTAATGCCACATCGAATACCATTTTGCGCAGTTTCTCCGATTTGCCGGGCGGCATCCGGGTTACACATGGCGTAAATGTGGGCAGCCCCGAACTGTTGCATTACACTTATGATCTGGATAAAGGTATGATCGTAGAGATTTGGCGAGGCGGCTTTTTAGATGCTACACCCATGTGGCATGACAGGGGGGATGGTTCATCACGTCCTGCCGGCTCGGTTCAATATCTCGGCAAGCCCGTACCAGCTATTGAAAAGCTGAGCGATGCAAACGCCGCCTGGGCATTGGATACTGTTGGCACGGGATATAGGCCTAAAGGCTATGTGTTAAATGCCGATGATGTTCCGGCATTTAAATACAACATTTATGGCACTTCGGTAACTGATGCCAGCAGCATAATGGATAAGGGGCAGGGAATACACCGGGAAATTACGCTTGCTAATGCTGTTGATGGGTTGTTTTATCATCTCGCTTCAGGAAATATCGAAGCGCTTGGCAATGGATTGTATGCCATTGATGATAAATCCTATTATATCCGTGTTGATGATGCGGCGGGAGCCAAAGCAGTCGTTCGGGATGCAGGAGGGAAGCAGGAGCTTATCATTCCCATCCAAAAGAAATTAACCTATTCTATCATTTTTTAA